In one Arenibacter antarcticus genomic region, the following are encoded:
- a CDS encoding metalloprotease, whose translation MKELANRPLNTIFLIFFLLGHLGYSQHSNKLIATINEEAKEIGIQQEIQYYNESQDTLNALYFNDWANAYADKNSALAKRFSEEFKKGLHLAKEEERGYTKIISAVDFEHKGLDWHYTPGRDIIKIDLNAPLHPHSSVKLFITYRVKLPPNKFTPYGFSDNREYFLKDWYLTPAVYDGEWHLYSNKNLEDLFTVITNTTLEITFPKDLYLVSNFYESEKSNSGNKQQIILTGTDQKSAELIIGPTRRFTKHVTPGLTMVTDLESSRYDEISSGISINKISQFIQESLGEYPHKQLLVSEWDYNKDPLYGINQLPKFIRPYEEKFQFEMKFLKTALNSLIKETMFLNPRKENWVNDAIINYLMINFVEQHYPDQKLLGKLSSIWGIRSFHLAKMSFNEQYPLLHMLSARKNIDQSLTTPNDSLIKFNQKIANRYKAGLGLAYLADYTGKTQIDQSVREFYKFYKLKASTAADFKFIVVENSSKDINWFFDEYVSTTQKIDFKITKVIKTQDSLLVTLKNKQGTNVPISLFGIKNDTVVSKYWFTNITEEKTFHIPRNNEERLVLNYDQTIPEFNQRDNWKSLNGFFTSNKKLKFQFFKDAEDPYFNQVFYVPILSFNKYDGLSPGMRLHNKTLLERPFVFDFAPSYAPNEKSFVGYGNFNFRQYHGKSGLYVTNYSLRGSTSHFQKNSRYSTISPSIGFGWRPDNLLLNKREALIFRSVNVFRTIDNTLENNGLESDPDYSVINAKYINTTNNILNYLSWSVDAQHSSLFTKLAYELEYRKLFQNNTQFNIRFFAGKFVRNKTAGNTNFFSFALDRPTDYLFDYSYLGRSEGSGIYSQQIIVAEGGFKSKLEHPFANDWMATINSSVNLWRWIELYGDLGFVKNRGIKERFVYDSGIRLNLLTDYFELYFPIYSNNGWEISQPQYDQKIRFVITFSPRTLTGLFTRKWF comes from the coding sequence TTGAAAGAATTGGCCAATAGACCCCTTAACACCATATTCCTGATATTTTTTTTATTAGGCCATCTCGGTTATTCCCAACACAGTAATAAGCTTATAGCAACCATAAATGAAGAGGCAAAAGAAATTGGCATCCAACAAGAGATTCAGTACTACAATGAGTCCCAGGACACCTTAAATGCACTTTATTTTAATGACTGGGCTAATGCCTATGCAGATAAAAACTCAGCATTGGCCAAAAGATTTTCCGAGGAATTTAAGAAGGGACTCCATCTTGCAAAAGAGGAAGAACGGGGATATACCAAAATAATAAGTGCCGTAGATTTTGAACATAAGGGGCTAGATTGGCACTATACGCCAGGGCGGGATATTATTAAAATTGACCTTAATGCCCCCTTGCACCCACATTCTTCCGTTAAGCTATTCATTACCTATAGAGTAAAATTACCTCCTAACAAGTTTACTCCTTATGGATTTAGCGACAATAGGGAATATTTTTTAAAGGATTGGTATCTGACTCCCGCAGTTTATGATGGTGAGTGGCACTTATATTCCAATAAAAATTTGGAAGACCTATTCACTGTAATTACCAATACTACGTTGGAAATTACTTTTCCAAAAGACCTATACTTAGTTTCTAATTTTTATGAATCGGAGAAATCGAACTCGGGCAACAAACAGCAAATAATCCTAACCGGGACCGATCAAAAAAGTGCGGAACTAATAATTGGTCCCACTAGGCGGTTTACCAAACATGTTACCCCGGGACTAACGATGGTTACGGATTTGGAGTCTTCTAGATATGATGAAATATCTTCCGGAATTTCCATAAATAAAATTTCACAATTTATACAGGAAAGCTTAGGGGAATACCCTCACAAACAATTACTTGTAAGTGAATGGGATTACAACAAGGACCCTTTATATGGAATAAACCAGCTGCCCAAATTTATTAGACCCTATGAGGAAAAGTTTCAATTTGAAATGAAATTTTTAAAAACTGCCTTAAACAGCCTTATCAAGGAAACGATGTTTCTAAACCCAAGAAAAGAAAATTGGGTTAACGACGCCATTATAAATTATCTGATGATCAATTTTGTGGAACAACATTATCCGGACCAGAAATTGCTAGGAAAATTATCGAGTATTTGGGGAATTCGAAGCTTTCACTTGGCAAAAATGAGTTTTAACGAGCAATATCCCTTGTTACACATGCTATCTGCTCGAAAAAACATTGATCAATCCTTGACAACTCCTAATGATTCCTTGATCAAATTCAACCAAAAAATAGCCAATAGATACAAGGCGGGATTGGGGTTGGCCTATTTGGCAGATTATACCGGAAAAACCCAGATTGATCAAAGTGTTAGAGAATTTTATAAGTTCTATAAATTAAAGGCATCCACCGCTGCGGATTTTAAATTTATAGTCGTAGAAAACTCAAGCAAGGACATCAATTGGTTTTTTGATGAATACGTATCTACCACACAGAAGATCGATTTTAAAATAACGAAGGTTATAAAAACACAAGACTCGCTGTTGGTCACCTTAAAGAATAAACAAGGCACCAATGTACCCATATCACTGTTTGGCATCAAAAACGACACCGTGGTCTCCAAGTATTGGTTCACCAATATTACCGAAGAAAAAACTTTCCATATTCCCAGAAATAACGAAGAGCGCTTAGTCCTGAATTACGACCAGACCATTCCAGAATTTAACCAGCGAGATAATTGGAAATCGCTCAATGGATTCTTCACTAGTAATAAAAAGTTGAAATTCCAATTCTTTAAAGATGCCGAGGACCCTTATTTCAATCAGGTATTTTATGTCCCAATACTGAGCTTTAACAAATATGACGGTCTGTCACCAGGAATGCGGCTACATAACAAAACGTTATTGGAACGCCCTTTCGTATTCGACTTTGCACCTTCCTACGCTCCAAATGAGAAATCTTTCGTTGGCTATGGAAACTTTAATTTTAGACAGTATCACGGAAAAAGTGGATTATACGTTACTAATTACTCCTTAAGGGGGTCTACTTCTCATTTTCAAAAAAATTCGCGTTATAGCACCATTAGTCCTTCAATTGGTTTTGGATGGAGGCCAGATAATCTACTATTGAATAAGCGGGAAGCCTTAATATTTAGATCTGTAAATGTATTCAGAACAATAGACAACACCCTAGAAAACAACGGCTTAGAATCGGACCCCGACTACAGTGTAATTAATGCGAAATATATTAACACCACCAATAATATTCTTAATTACCTATCTTGGTCTGTGGATGCTCAACATTCCAGTCTTTTCACTAAATTGGCCTATGAGTTGGAATATCGAAAGCTATTTCAAAACAACACCCAATTCAATATTCGCTTTTTTGCCGGGAAATTTGTGCGCAACAAGACTGCGGGCAACACAAATTTTTTCAGTTTCGCTCTAGACCGGCCAACAGATTATCTTTTTGATTATAGTTATTTGGGCCGTTCCGAGGGCTCCGGAATTTATAGCCAGCAGATTATTGTTGCCGAAGGGGGATTTAAATCGAAATTAGAACATCCGTTTGCCAATGATTGGATGGCCACTATAAATTCTAGTGTCAACCTATGGAGATGGATAGAGCTTTATGGGGATCTAGGTTTCGTGAAAAACAGAGGAATAAAAGAGCGGTTTGTATACGATTCTGGTATACGCTTAAACCTATTGACCGACTATTTTGAACTCTATTTTCCAATATATTCCAACAATGGTTGGGAAATATCACAACCCCAGTACGATCAAAAAATCAGATTCGTAATTACCTTTAGCCCTAGGACCTTAACCGGACTATTTACTAGAAAATGGTTTTAA
- a CDS encoding TIGR00730 family Rossman fold protein, with protein sequence MRKEQHHKGWNEIKTNDSWALFKIMGEFVNGFEKMSAIGPCVSIFGSARTKPGDPFYELAVNVSKKISEAGYGIITGGGPGIMEAGNRGAHLAGGTSVGLNIDLPFEQHDNPYIDKDKSLDFDYFFVRKVMFVKYSQGFVVMPGGFGTLDELFEAITLIQTNKIEKFPIILVGTQFWSGLIEWIKSSMLEVGNISPKDLDLIQIVDTEEEVVDIIDAFYKGNLLTPNF encoded by the coding sequence ATGAGAAAAGAACAACATCATAAGGGCTGGAATGAGATAAAGACCAATGATTCCTGGGCCTTGTTTAAAATTATGGGCGAATTTGTAAACGGATTCGAAAAAATGAGTGCAATTGGACCATGTGTTTCCATTTTTGGTTCTGCCAGAACTAAACCTGGAGACCCGTTCTATGAACTTGCCGTTAATGTTTCCAAGAAAATTTCTGAAGCAGGTTATGGAATTATCACAGGAGGTGGTCCCGGTATCATGGAAGCTGGGAACAGAGGTGCCCATTTAGCCGGGGGAACCTCCGTGGGTTTAAATATAGACTTGCCATTTGAACAGCATGATAATCCGTATATTGATAAGGATAAAAGTTTGGATTTTGATTACTTCTTTGTCCGCAAGGTGATGTTTGTGAAATATTCACAGGGATTTGTAGTTATGCCTGGTGGATTTGGAACCTTGGATGAACTTTTCGAGGCCATTACCCTCATACAAACCAATAAAATTGAAAAGTTTCCAATTATATTGGTTGGGACACAGTTTTGGAGCGGACTGATCGAATGGATAAAAAGTTCCATGCTAGAGGTAGGTAATATTAGTCCAAAGGATCTAGATTTAATACAAATTGTAGATACTGAGGAAGAGGTAGTGGATATTATTGACGCCTTTTACAAAGGCAACCTACTAACTCCAAATTTTTAA
- the uvrA gene encoding excinuclease ABC subunit UvrA, which translates to MIEYEENIEVQGARVHNLKNIDVTIPREKLVVITGLSGSGKSSLAFDTIYAEGQRRYIETFSAYARQFLGGMERPDVDKIDGLSPVIAIEQKTTSKSPRSTVGTITEIYDFLRLLFARASDAYSYNTGEKMVSYDDGQIKDLIISAYKDKKINILAPVIRSRKGHYRELFEQIAKQGFVKVRVDGEIKDIVKGMKVDRYKTHDIEIVIDRLKIVENSELDKRITETINTAMYSGDNVLMILEEGTEEPRYFSRDLMCPTTGISYPSPEPNTFSFNSPKGMCPDCNGLGHLYEVNENKIFPDKKLSVTAGGIAPLGPYKKTWAFKQIEIIAQRYNFELDDPISKIPDQAVQILLYGGKESFEIDSKALGVKRQYKIDYEGISHFIKSQFNEANSTSIKRWAKEYMDKVECPSCEGTRLKQASLNFRIDDKNIAQLSNLDISELADYFQNLEARLSGNQLKIAEEIIKEIRTRIQFLLDVGLDYLSLNRSSKSLSGGEAQRIRLATQIGSQLVGVLYILDEPSIGLHQRDNERLIKSLESLRDLGNSVIVVEHDRDMIERADHVIDIGPKAGKHGGEIISQGTPADLKNHHTLTAAYINRELNIEVPKSRRPGNGKSIKLTGCTGNNLKNISVELPLGKMIGVTGVSGSGKSTLINETLYPILNAYYFNGVKKPMPYKKISGLEHIDKVIDINQSPIGRTPRSNPATYTGVFSEIRTLFAKTQEAAIRGYKPGRFSFNVSGGRCETCKGGGLRVIEMNFLPDVYVDCETCYGKRFNRETLEIRYKGKSIADVLEMTINESVEFFEKIPKIHRKLKTIQDVGLGYISLGQQSTTLSGGEAQRIKLATELSKKDTGNTFYILDEPTTGLHFEDIRVLMNVLNELVNHGNTVLIIEHNMDVIKMMDYILDIGYEGGRKGGMLVAKGTPEEVAKDKKSYTSKFLRKELGL; encoded by the coding sequence ATGATAGAATACGAAGAAAATATTGAGGTTCAGGGAGCTCGGGTCCATAACCTTAAAAATATAGATGTTACCATCCCAAGGGAAAAACTTGTGGTGATAACGGGTCTTTCCGGCAGTGGCAAATCGTCCCTAGCCTTCGATACTATTTATGCGGAGGGGCAACGAAGGTACATTGAGACTTTCTCTGCCTATGCACGACAATTTTTAGGCGGAATGGAACGTCCGGATGTGGATAAAATAGATGGGTTGTCTCCGGTTATTGCCATAGAGCAAAAAACCACCTCCAAATCGCCCCGATCCACTGTGGGCACTATAACGGAAATTTATGATTTTCTTAGACTTCTGTTCGCAAGGGCCAGTGATGCCTATAGCTATAATACTGGTGAAAAAATGGTTAGCTATGACGATGGACAAATAAAAGACCTCATAATATCTGCCTATAAGGACAAGAAAATTAACATCCTCGCTCCGGTGATCAGGTCTAGAAAAGGACATTATAGGGAACTGTTTGAGCAGATCGCAAAACAAGGCTTTGTGAAGGTGAGGGTAGATGGGGAGATAAAAGACATTGTAAAGGGCATGAAAGTGGATCGATACAAAACCCATGACATAGAAATTGTTATTGACCGACTAAAAATAGTAGAGAATTCCGAGTTGGACAAGCGCATAACCGAAACCATTAATACTGCTATGTACAGCGGTGATAATGTACTAATGATTTTAGAGGAAGGTACCGAAGAACCCCGTTACTTTAGTAGAGACCTAATGTGTCCTACCACTGGGATTTCCTATCCCTCTCCAGAACCCAATACATTTTCATTTAACTCACCCAAAGGAATGTGTCCTGATTGCAATGGTTTAGGACACCTATACGAGGTAAACGAAAACAAGATTTTTCCTGACAAAAAATTATCGGTTACTGCCGGCGGCATTGCCCCCTTGGGGCCATATAAAAAAACCTGGGCCTTTAAACAGATTGAAATCATTGCCCAACGCTATAACTTTGAATTGGACGACCCTATTTCTAAAATTCCAGATCAAGCCGTTCAAATTCTTCTTTATGGAGGTAAGGAAAGTTTTGAAATAGACTCCAAGGCCCTAGGCGTTAAAAGGCAATACAAAATTGACTACGAGGGCATATCACACTTTATAAAAAGTCAATTTAACGAAGCCAATTCCACCTCCATTAAACGATGGGCCAAGGAATACATGGATAAAGTTGAATGTCCCAGCTGCGAAGGGACACGTTTAAAACAAGCCTCGTTGAACTTTAGGATAGACGATAAAAATATTGCCCAATTATCCAATTTGGATATTTCCGAGTTAGCGGATTATTTCCAGAATTTAGAGGCAAGACTATCGGGCAACCAACTAAAGATCGCGGAAGAAATAATTAAGGAAATAAGAACTAGGATCCAATTTCTATTGGATGTGGGGCTCGATTATCTTTCCCTAAACCGAAGCAGCAAATCCTTATCCGGAGGGGAAGCCCAGCGGATCAGATTGGCTACCCAAATAGGATCTCAATTGGTAGGGGTACTTTATATTTTGGACGAGCCCAGTATTGGATTGCACCAGAGAGACAACGAGCGATTAATAAAATCCCTTGAATCACTGAGGGATTTAGGGAATTCGGTAATTGTGGTGGAGCATGATCGGGATATGATAGAACGCGCAGACCATGTAATAGATATTGGACCAAAAGCAGGGAAACACGGAGGGGAAATAATCTCACAGGGCACCCCTGCCGACCTTAAAAATCATCACACACTTACTGCGGCCTATATCAACAGGGAATTAAATATAGAAGTCCCCAAATCCAGAAGACCAGGTAACGGGAAATCTATTAAATTAACGGGGTGCACCGGAAATAATCTTAAAAATATTTCCGTAGAACTCCCCTTGGGAAAAATGATCGGGGTTACAGGCGTTTCTGGAAGTGGCAAGTCTACCTTGATCAATGAGACCCTATATCCAATTCTAAACGCTTATTATTTTAATGGGGTTAAAAAACCAATGCCTTATAAAAAAATCAGTGGTCTGGAGCATATAGACAAGGTCATAGACATTAACCAATCGCCTATAGGAAGGACTCCGAGATCAAATCCGGCCACCTACACCGGCGTTTTCAGTGAAATAAGAACCTTGTTCGCCAAGACTCAGGAAGCTGCAATTAGAGGTTATAAACCTGGTCGTTTTAGTTTTAATGTATCTGGAGGACGGTGTGAAACCTGTAAAGGTGGAGGTTTAAGGGTCATAGAAATGAATTTTTTGCCAGACGTATATGTGGATTGTGAAACCTGTTACGGCAAACGGTTTAACCGGGAGACTCTAGAAATAAGGTACAAGGGGAAATCTATCGCTGATGTCCTTGAAATGACGATCAACGAATCGGTGGAGTTTTTTGAGAAAATCCCTAAAATTCATCGAAAACTAAAAACGATTCAAGATGTGGGATTGGGCTATATTTCTCTTGGACAGCAATCTACCACTTTGTCCGGAGGGGAGGCACAGCGTATAAAATTGGCTACCGAATTATCGAAAAAAGATACTGGAAACACTTTTTATATCTTGGACGAGCCAACCACTGGCCTTCACTTTGAAGATATTAGGGTTCTGATGAACGTTTTAAATGAGCTTGTAAATCATGGCAATACCGTCCTAATCATTGAGCATAATATGGACGTTATAAAGATGATGGATTATATCTTGGATATAGGTTATGAAGGGGGTAGAAAAGGCGGCATGTTAGTTGCGAAAGGCACCCCTGAGGAAGTGGCAAAGGACAAAAAAAGTTATACTTCCAAGTTTCTAAGAAAAGAATTAGGTTTGTAA